The following are encoded in a window of Scophthalmus maximus strain ysfricsl-2021 chromosome 2, ASM2237912v1, whole genome shotgun sequence genomic DNA:
- the LOC118300825 gene encoding leucine-rich repeat-containing protein 72, with protein sequence MDHHTSSQHSQPNHASSFQWLSFAYQSLTEIPYDPILTQTDSLEVLDLSYNLLDDLYWNPALLGQLEKLSTLILDCNNYTSHVKFPYMPSVTTVCINKNKINNLPVFVEEIRRKFPNIKILCMMNNEAAPSYFNGGSLTQYKDYRQYVISQIPGLEILDDTEVLQKERAQARKTYRLQQSGHSSRKRKEDSSREHAHMQKKYNTVIRQ encoded by the exons ATGGATCATCATACTTCCAGCCAACACAGTCAACCCAACCACGCCTCAAGCTTCCAGTGGCTTTCGTTTGCGTACCAGAGCCTGACAGAAATCCCCTATGACCCAattctcacacagacagacagtctggaGGTGCTGGACCTGAGCTACAATCTTCTGGATGA TCTTTATTGGAACCCGGCTCTTCTGGGTCAGCTGGAGAAGCTCAGCACTCTCATCCTGGACTGTAACAACTACACATCTCACGTCAAGTTCCCCTACATGCCCAGTGTGACCACGGTTTGCATTAACAAGAACAAAATCAACAATCTGCCCGTGTTCGTGGAAGAGATCCGACGCAAGTTCCCAAACATCAA GATCCTCTGTATGATGAACAATGAGGCAGCACCGAGCTATTTCAATGGAGGAAGTCTGACCCAGTACAAAGACTATAG ACAGTACGTCATCAGTCAGATCCCAGGTCTGGAGATTCTGGATGACACAGAGGTCCTGCAGAAGGAACGTGCCCAGGCTCGAAAAACCTACAGGCTGCAGCAGAGCggtcacagcagcagaaagaggaaggaggactcCTCCAGggaacatgcacacatgcagaaaaagTATAATACTGTCATTAGACAATAG